Below is a window of Tissierellales bacterium DNA.
ATATATACTAATCAAACTCCATAGGAAGGGGATATAGTATGTTTAGAATTAAAAATGTAAGATATAAAAACATTTTAGAAGTTCCTCATTTTGAAATCAGTCAAAATAAAATTACTACAATAGTTGGAGAAAGTGGAAGTGGAAAAACCACTTTATTAAAACTATTAAACAAAATGATAAATCCTACTGAAGGCCATATCTATTACAAAAATAAAAATATTAAAGAAAGAGAGCCTGTTGAACTTAGAAGAGAGGTAGTAATGTTACCACAAAATCCTGTAATATTTTCCGGCACAATTAAAGACAATTTATTAATAGGGCTTAAGTTTTCAGAAAAACCATTGGTAGAAGATAAGGAGTTAAAGGATATAATG
It encodes the following:
- a CDS encoding ATP-binding cassette domain-containing protein encodes the protein MFRIKNVRYKNILEVPHFEISQNKITTIVGESGSGKTTLLKLLNKMINPTEGHIYYKNKNIKEREPVELRREVVMLPQNPVIFSGTIKDNLLIGLKFSEKPLVEDKELKDIMEIIYLKKGLDSEVDKLSGGEKQRLALGRTLLLSPEVFLFDEPSSALDEGSEDVVIRNIVEYVKEKEKTLIMVTHSIKIAKEYSDFIVEMKDGKIIGNGEI